The genomic region GGAACTCATGTCGTTGGCGTCGTGGGCGCTGGTGATGGCGCGCCATCGGGCAGCAAAGACGGCCTACGCGGGATACGTCTACCTGATCATGGCGAGCTTCGGCACATTCGCGCTGCTGTTCGCCTTCGGGCTGCTCGCAGGTGGGCACGGCGATTATGCTTTCGACGCCATTCGCGCGCGCCACCTCTCACCCGGCCTGGCGGGGTTTGTGCTCGTCCTAGCGGTTGCCGGCGCCGGCTCGAAAGCGGGCCTGGCGCCCTTGCATGTCTGGCTGCCACTTGCGCACCCGGCTGCACCGAGTCATGTTTCGGCGCTGATGAGCGGCGTGATGACGAAGGTCGCCATCTACGCGTTCATCCGGATCGCCTTCGATCTCATGGGCGACCCAAGTTGGTGGTGGAGCCTGCCAGCGCTCCTGCTCGGTGGCGCGACAGCCGCGATCGGCGTCCTGTATGCGCTGATGGAAACGGATCTGAAGCGCGTGCTCGCTTACAGCACCATCGAGAATATCGGCATCATCTTCATCGCGATCGGTCTGGCCTTGGCCTTCAAGGCCAATGGCTTGGCCGGTGCCGCCGCGCTGGCGTTGACCGCCGCGTTGTTCCACGCCCTCAACCACATGCTGTTCAAGAGCGCCCTATTTTTCGGCGCCGGCACGGTGATCGTGGCGACCGGAGAGCACGACATGGAGCGGCTGGGCGGCTTGATCCGCCGCATGCCGGTCTCGTCCGCTGCGTTCCTCGCTGTCAGCATGGCCATTTCGGCACTGCCGCCCTTCAATGGCTTTGCATCCGAATGGCTGATCTTCCAGAGCATCCTCGTCAGCCCCCAACTGCCGCAGATGGGATTGAAGCTGCTGGTGCCTGCGGTCGGCGTTCTGCTTGCCCTCGCCGCCGCCTTCGCTGCCGCCTGCTTCGTGCGCGCCTTCGGAGCCACCTATCTGGGCCGCGCTCGCACGAGCGCCGCCACACAGGCCGTCGAAGCAGATCGCTGGTCGCTTGCCGCGATGCTGATCTGTGCCGCCCTTTGCCTGTTGGCAGGGGCCTTTCCTGGAATCGTCATTGATTGGCTTCAACCGGCCACGGGCACGCTGGTTGCCGGACGTATGCCGTCGCAGGCGAGCATTCCATGGCTATCGATCGTGCCAATATCAGCAAGCCGCAGCTCATATAACGGTCTGCTGCTGTTCGGATTCGTCGCGGCTTCGGCAAGTCTCGCGGCGATCGTGGTCCATCGTTTTGCTTCCAGAATGGTGCGCAAGGCACCGTTCTGGGACTGTGGTTACCCGGGACTTGACGCCGTCGCACAATACTCGGCTACCAGCCTGGCACAGCCCATACGGCGGGTGTTTGGCGCGATCGCCTTCGCGGCGCATGAGCAGGTCGAGATGCCGCCGCCCGGTGATCCTCGGCCGGCAATCCTGCAACGGTTTCTGCGCGATCCGGTTTGGGATTTTATGTACGCGCCGGTCGCCAGCGCCATCGGCGCGTCGGCAACGCTCCTGAATTATATCCAGTTCTTCACGATCCGCCGCTATCTCAGCTTCGTCTTCATCGCGCTCATCGTCCTTCTGGTGGTTCTCGCGCTATGGGGATGACGTCCGCGCTCGCAGCCCAACTCTGGCAAATGCTGCTGGTCCTGGCGCTTGCCCCGGCTTTGACCGGTGTGACCCGCAAGGTGAAGGCGCGGCTGCAGCGCCGGCTCGGGCCATCGATCTTTCAGCCCTATCGCGATTTGCGGCGTCTGTTCGGTAAGGACGTCGTCCTTGCGGAGAACAGCTCGTGGCTGTTTCGGGTCGCGCCCTATTTGATCTTTGCCGCCACCTGGGTCGCGGCCGCGCTCGTTCCGACTTTCCAGACTGGCCTTCTCTTCAATTGGGCCGGCGATTTGATCGCGATCGTTGCACTGCTCGGCGCGGCGCGCTTCATCCAGGCTGTCGCCGCGCTTGATACCGGCACCAGCTTTGGCGGCATCGGCGTCAGCCGCGAGATGATGATCGCGTCCCTCGCCGAGCCGGCGATGATCATGGTCGTGTTCACGGTCGCGCTCGTCGCCCGGTCGACGCAATTATCGACCATCGCCGCATTCATGGCAGACAAGGGGGGGCTGCGCGTTTCGCTCGCCATGGTACTCGTCGCGCTCATCATCGTCGCGCTGGCGGAAAACGCCCGCATCCCGGTCGACAATCCGTCCACGCATCTCGAAGTGACGATGGTGCATGAAGCGATGGTGCTCGAATATTCCGGTCGTCACCTCGCTATGATTGAACTGGCGGCTTCACTGAAACTGCTTCTTTATATATCGATCATTGCCTGTATCTTCTTTCCGTTCGGCCTGATCACCGATGGAGCCGGCCTACTGGGCCATATGGTCGCCTTGGCGGCCTACCTTCTGAAGGTAATTGTCGCAAGCCTGCTGCTGGCGATGCTGGAAACCGTCATCGCCAAGATGCGGGTGTTTCGCGTCCCCAATTTGCTCGGGATCGCGCTGATGCTCGGCCTGCTGGGCACATTGCTGCTCTTCGTGTCGGGGGGCATGTGATGTCGCCGTTAGCCTTTGACATCGCCCATATGTTCGCCGGCGGACTCGTCCTCGTCAGCTTCGCCATGCTCTACCAGGACCGGCTGCTGCCGTTGATCAACGTCCTGGCCTTGCATTCCCTCCTGCTCGCCCTATCAGTCGCTTGGCAGGCGCACGTTCAGGACAAGCCCGATCTCTATGTGACGGCCCTGATCGCCCTCGGCTTCAAGAGCATCGTCATTCCGATGGCGCTACGCCGCATGGTGATGCGCATGGAATTGCATCGGGAGATCGAGGTCGCCGTCGGAACCGGCCTGACGATGCTGCTCGGCATCGGCCTTGTAGCTTTGTCGATGGATCTGATGCTGCGCGCCACGGCCGGGGCCAGCGCTCTGGTTCGTGAAGATGTGGCTCTTGCACTCTCTGTCGTACTCCTTGGACTTTTGATCATGGTGACTCGCCGCAACGCCGTCAGCCAGGTGATCGGCTTCATGTCGATCGAGAACGGGCTGATCCTGGCGGGCGCCGGCGCGCGCGGCATGCCGTTGGTGGTGGAAATCAGCGTCGCCTTTTCGGTCTTGATCGCCTTCATTGTCATCGGAATCTTCTTGTTCCGGATTCGGGAGCGCTTTGACACCGTCGATGTCCAGGCGCTGGACCGCTTCCGCGGAGAGCGCCGATGAATGTCCTGGCGTTCAACCCCATCATCGCGCTGCTCCTCACCTCGCTGGTCGCGGCCGCGGCACTTGCTTTTGTGCGAGATTATCGCTGGTCGGCGAGGCTGAACATTCTTGCCAGCTTCGTCGTGCTGCTGTTCGCGCTGCTGCTCTTCCGAAGCCGGCCGCCGGTCGACGAACTCCTGCTCGCCGACGATCTTAATGTGGTCTTCATCGCCCTTAACGCCTTCGTCGGCTTCACGACCAGCATCTTCAGCGCCAGCTACATCGGGCATGAACTGGAAACGGGACGTCTTACGCCCGGCTATCTGCGCTTCTACCACGTGATGTTCCAGCTGATGATGTTTGGTATGGACCTTGCGCTGACGGCCAACAATATCGGCCTGATGTGGGTCGCCATCGAGCTGGCCACGCTCTCGACCGTCATGATGGTCGGTATCTACCGCACGAATGAGGCGCTGGAGGCCGCCTGGAAGTATTTCATTCTGGGCAGCGTCGGTATCGCGCTTGCGCTGTTTGGAACGATTCTCGTTTATCTGGCGGCGGTGTCGACCATTGGCGAAGGCATGGGCGCGATGGCATGGACCAACCTGCTGCGCCACGCCGCCACACTCGACCCTTCGTTGCTGAATATAGCGTTCGTATTTCTTTTGCTTGGCTACGGCACCAAGGTCGGCCTTGCGCCGATGCATGCCTGGCTGCCGGACGCCCATGCCGAAGGGCCGACGCCAGTCTCCGCCGTGCTCTCGGGATTGCTGCTGAATGTGGCGCTCTACGCGGTGTTGCGGTTCAAGATGATCGTTTCGGCAAATCCTGGAACGATCGCGGTCGCGCCGCTGATGATCACGCTCGGTCTCGGCTCACTGATCTTCGCCGCCTTCATGCTCTACCGGCGCCGCGATATCAAACGCATGTTCGCCTATTCGTCGATCGAGCACATGGGGATCATCGTCTTCGCCTTCGGGATGGGCGGCCCGCTTGGCAATTTCGCCGGGCTTCTGCAGATGACCATGCACAGCCTGACCAAATCGGCCATCTTCTTCTCGGTCGGCCATGTCGCCCAGGTGAAGGGCACGCAGAAGATCGCCGATATCCGCGGGCTGACGAGCAGCCACCCCCTTCTCGGCTGGACGCTTGTCGCCGGCGTCGTCGCGATCGCGGGGTTGCCGCCCTTCGGCGTCTTCATGAGCGAGTTTCTGGTTATCACATCTGCCTTCGCGCGCGCACCCACGTTGGCCGGGCTCGCGGCTTTTGGACTGCTGGTCGCCTTCGGTGCGCTGCTGCTGCGCCTGGGCTCCATCGCCTTCGGCGAACCCACCGGGCCGACGACACCGGTGCGCGCTTCTTACCTGCCGATTTTCGCGCATCTGAGCCTTGTCCTAATGGGTGGGCTTTATATGCCCGGAGCCATGGTCGCCTGGTTCCAGCATGTCGCGGGCCTACTTAAATGACGGCGCGCGATCCATCCCTGCCTGATCCATTCGACCGTTTGAACGGACGCATCGTGGGCGAGCATCGCCCGTGGCCCAGAATAGAGGTGCAGCCCGATATCTGGACGGAAGTGGCAGATCGGTTGAGCCACGGCGTTCTCAGCCTGCTCGGGCTCTGGGGGGAATCACAGACTGTCCATATGGCTGTCGCAGACGCCGGTGATGTGAACCGCATCATAGTGTTCAGCCTCGCCTGCCCGGATCGCCGCTACCCATCGGTGGGGCGCATACATCCGCCAGCGATCCGGTTGGAGCGTGCTGTCGTCGATCTGTTCGCACTTGTTCCCATCGGCTTGCCGGATACGCGCCCATGGCTCGATCACGGGAAATGGGGCGTGCATGCCCCGCTCGCCGCGCAACGAAACGTCGCTCGGCCAGCCGAGGAATACGGATTCCTTCCCGTCGAAGGCGAGAACATTCATCAGCTGCCGATCGGACCGGTTCATGCCGGCATCATCGAGCCCGGTCATTTCCGCATCAGCGCCGATGGCGAAACCGTGGTGCGCCTGGAGGAACGTTTCGGCTACGCCCACAAAGGAGTTGCGGGTCTCCTGCAAGGCGCCAATCTGGAGCGTGCGGCGCGATTGGCGTGCCGCTGCTCCGGCGATTCAACCGTCGCTTACGGCTTGGCATTTGCGTGCGCGGTGGAATCGGCGCTTGGCTGGTCTCCACCCGCGCGGGCAGTTTGGCTGCGCGCGTTGATGGCGGAACTTGAGCGCCTCGCAAATCATCTCGGCGATATCGGCGCGGTCTGCAACGATGGCGGGTTCGCAATCATGCTCGCCCATTGTTCGGTGTTGAGAGAACAGGTGCTGCGAGAGGCCGCTGCCTGCTTCGGGCACAGGCTGATGATGGATCGCATCGCGCCGGGCGGTGTCGCCGTCGATCTCGATACCGCTGGCGCCGCACGCATCGCCGCGTTAATGGCAGACATCCGTCGTCGTTTTCAGCGGCTCGTTGAACTCTACGATACAACCGCATCCTTGCAGGACCGCACCGTTGGAACGGGCGTCCTACGGCCAGCTCTTGCCGCTCAGTTCGCGGCCGGCGGATTTGTCGGCCGCGCGTCAGGCCGGCGCTGCGACGCGCGACGCTGGCCCAGCTACGCACCCTATGATGAACTCGAATTCGAAATCCCGGTGTTGGAAGAGGGCGATGTGAACGCCCGTCTCTGGATACGCATCCGTGAAGTGGAGCAGTCCATCCGGCTGATCGAGCAAATCCTCGCAAAATTGCCGGATGGCCCAATCTGGATGGAGAACGGCAGCGGCCCCGCGAACGCGGCAAGCGAAGGCATGGCGATCGTCGAAGGATTCCGCGGCGACATCCTGGTCTGGGTCCGGATCGACGCCGCTGGCCGCATCGAACGCTGCCATTTGCGCGACCCATCCTGGTTCCAGTGGCCGCTAATGGAGGCCGCAATCGAAGGCAATATCGTCGCCGATTTCCCAATCTGCAACAAATCCTTCAACTGTTCCTATTCCGGGCACGATCTCTGAGAGCGGCCAATGCGCAAGACACTCTTTGAAAGCCTCACGCGCCGCCCCTTCACCGAGAAGTTGGTTATTCCGACCGATCCGGATATCGCCCGCATGGCCTCCGAACTGGACGTCAAAGCACAACGGCGGCTTGGCCGAAGCCTGTCGCTGCGGCTCGTCGATGCGGGTTCGTGCAACGCCTGCGAACTTGAGCTCAACGCCTTGAGTAATCCTTATTACGATCTCGAACGCTTCGGATTGCGCTTCGTCGCCTCGCCTCGCCATGCCGATGTGCTGCTCGTGACTGGCCCGGTGACGAAGAACATGCGCGAGGCGCTTCTACGGACCTACGACGCCATGCCGGCGCCGAAATGGGTCGTCGCAGTTGGTGACTGCGCTGCTTGCGGCGGACTTTACGACGATAGCTATGCGTGCGAGCGCGGCGCCGATGCGGTGCTTCCCGTCGATCTTCGCATCATTGGGTGTCCGCCGTCACCAAATCGATTGCTGGAGGGACTTCTTGCCCTCTTCAGTTCATAATCAGGCGCCCTATATCCCGAGCCGATGATTGATCTGACGGCTGTGCGGTTGCGGCCCTGCTTGAGCCCTATAGGGAGCTTCACGCGCGTCGCGGCCGCGGCTGCCGTTTCTACTGAATATCGATTCCGCCGCTTTGAATCATGCAGAACGCGGCCTACCTATCGCCTGGCGGGAAACGTATCCGCATAGGAGGATCAAATGGCCGCTCGGAAAATTGATTCTGTACTTGTCGGCGAAGCTCTCGTTGGCGACGGCCACGAAGTGGCTCATATCGATCTGATCATGGGACCGCGCGGAAGCGCCGCCGAGGCTGCCTTTTGCAATACGCTCACCAATCAGAAGGTTGGTGACAATGCGCTGCTAGCACTTGTCGCGCCGAACTTGATGACAAAACCTGCCACCGTGATGTTCAACAAGGTAGACATCAAAAATGGCGATCAGGCCGGCAAAATGTTTGGCCCTGCGCAACGAGGTGTTGGCAAAGCTGTCATCGATTCCGTGAAGTCTGGTGTCATTCCTAAAAATGAAGCCGCCGATGTTTTTATCTGCGTTGGCGTCTTTATCCATTGGGAAGCAAAGGACGATGCCAAAATCCAGGACTGGAATTATCAAGCGACTAAGCTCGCGATCGAACGCGCCGTCAAAGGCGAGCCATCGATAGATGATGTCATTTCCAAAGAAGATGTCGAACTTCACCCGTTAGCAGCGCACGGTTGAATGCCGGCCGAGAAAAAGTAGCGGGCGGCTGGCGGCAAATCCAACAGGCGTGTTGGATTTGCCCAGAACTTGTCGCACACCTGCATAAAAGGCGTGGTCGATTGCTCGCTGACCTTGCACTCAAGTTTTATCCGGGATTGAGCTCGCTTGAGCGGTTGGTCGACTGCTGAGTCCGGGTCTCAAGAGCCAAACTTCTGTTTGGCAAGAAATTGCAGACCGAGAAAAGCCGGATCGGGATGAACGATGATGCTCGCTGGAATGCTTGCAACATAATCTTGGAAGCGCCCTTTGGCCTCGAAGCGTGGACGAAATTGAGAGCGGGCCAGATATTCAGGAATACGCGGAGCGATGCCGCCGGCTATATATACGCCGCCTCGCGCTTTGAATGTTAGCACGGCATCGCCGGCGACGGTGCCAAGAAGAGCGCAAAACATGTCGAGGGCCGCTCGGCTTGTCGGACAGCTGTCCGCGAGTGCCGCTTTCACGATCTCGGCTGCATCACGTTCCGAAAGCGACAAACCGTCGAGGGTTGCGAGAGCCTGGTAAAGATTGCTCAGTCCTTCCCCCGAAAGCACCCGTTCTACCGAAGCATGCCCGTAACGCTCCCGAAGCAATTCGATGACGCCGTCTTCGCGTCGGCAAGTTCCAGGCAATGTGACGTGACCGCCTTCCGTGCCTATCACCATCGCACCATTCGGCCGCGGGACCAGACAAGCGAGCCCAAAACCCGTGCCTGGTCCGAGCACGATGGCCGGCGCATGCGGCAGGCGCTTGCCGGCGCCGAGGCTAAACAGGTCGGTCGATGCCAATTGCGGCAATGACCACGCGACGGCTTCGAAATCATTGATGATGCGCACATGTGAAAAGCCAAAGGCGGCGCGGAGCTGCGCGGCGTCAATTACCCAATTGCTATTGGTCAGAACGCAATGGCCCTCTTCAACCGGGCCCGCCGCGGCGAGAATCGCGCCGGAAATGTGACCCCGTTCTTTATGACTATCGAGAAAGGCCTCCAACGCGGCGCCAAAATCCGGATAATCGGCGACGGCCATCGTTTCGATCGGTCGCAATTCTCCGCCGTCGATCAAAGCAAACCTTGCGTTGGTGCCTCCAATGTCGGCAACGACCACTCGGCTAAGTATGCCGCTCATCCATTCCTCACCAGAAATATTCATCGCGAACAGGATAATAGCATCCCCGCATAAAGTCTTGAGAAAGCTCAAGCGCGCGCAGGACTCATCCACGCGGGGATTCTTATATGCACTTTGACCGAAGTATCCGAACGCGACCAGGGCGGTCGTAATTCATGGCGGCGACTTAGAGCGCTGGGGCTCTCGGACAAAGTGCTTCAAACTCGGGCGAGCCGCCTGCTTGCGCGACCAGATCGAATTGAAACAACCGGCGGCGAGAATCATATGTCATATTTTCGATCTTGCCTTGGCGTGCCCGCAGTTCCGGGCGTGTGAACGCGAAACCATGAAGGTGGACGCGCTCTTCGTTCTCGGCCAGGATGATTCTGGCGGACAGAACGCCATCGTCCGAGATATCCGCCACGCGTTGTTTGCCGTTCGAAACAAACTTGTCTTGATCTCCTAGAAATCCGATTCCGGATGCGGCCACCGGAACCACGATCCAATAGGCGGGAAGATCGGCGATGGAGATAGAAAAGAGCGTTTCGAGATCTAAATAAGCGCCGGAGTTCTCGAAGTAATTATACGCGTAGACCGGGCCAACGTAACCGAGTTCGGCCGGCGAAAGGCATTCCTTACCGCCGCCGCTCGCGCGAAAGCCCAAGACATAAGATGTGATCCAACCGTGATGGTTCGTGCGGGCAACCGCAATAACGGGCGCGGATCGGTCCTTGGCTTGAGCAATGTAGGATGCATCAAGCGGAGTGAGAGCATCGTCCGGCTTGACGATCACTCCATCGGGCCGGACGGCGTGTAAAAGCGTCGCCGGATCGAGTTGTCCCACCGCGTCGCCGACGCCAACCATCCCCCCGGAAAGAGTCGCAAGCAACAGATTTGTCGTCTCCGAACTCATGCAGACATCCGCCCATGGCCATTCGCCGAGCGCCGTCGCGAGCCGCCCATTGAACAAGAACGATTTCCACGTTCGTTCGGTCAGCCTGTCGCCGCTGGTTCTAATCGTCGTCAGATTGGCGTATTTGGTTCCTTGAAGAAAGTGACGCGGCAATGGCATGCAGTATTGAAGTGTCATACCTTCTGTTTCGGCCGTGTGCGCCATGAGATCCATGAAGCGTTCACCCGCATCTAAAGTGCGCTCAGGCTGCGCTGGCCCCGAAAGCCAATCCTGCTCATAAGTGCGGACGCCGGATTGGCTGAGATAACGCATCCAAATAGTCCATAGTGTCGGATCGATCGAGACGTTTCCGGAAATTGCGTATTTGCCTCGGTATGGGCTGTTAGGATCGATCCAGCGGTTGTGCGTGATGAGCGGCAGCCGGAGCTTCTGCTGAAGGGCTCTTAGCCCTTCCGGAAAAATTTCCGGAGCGGCTTCGTACAGATAGGTCCCGCCGCCGAGTTGTTCGGTCGTTCGCCACTTTCCATCGCGTCCCTTCGGATAGAACCAACTGTCGATTTGCATGTAACCCAGGCTAATGTGCGCCTTGTGAAAATCATCCTGGATCTTGAGCAGCGTCGCGCCATAGCTCAATCGGGGCTCGAAGTGATAATAATAGTGAGCGCCGCGATCGGTCCAATAGCCGAGATATTTGAGACCGAGATCGCCGTCGTTGGGGGGGCGCGTCTTGCCCGTCAAATCGGTAAGAAAATGACCCCAGACTTCGAACGCGCGATTGATGCCTGGCGCCATCGCCAACACCGTTGTGTGAAGGAACCCAGGCGGAATTCGTTTGTCGCTGCAAACAACCTCGCTCCGCAGCTGGCCATGAGAGCCGCGCCGCAGCGACGTGTTCAAGAAATGCGATCCCGGCGACAGGATGAAGGTTTTCTTGTCATCATCGAAAAACATCCATGGACCGTCGGTTCCAAAGCGCGTGAAGCTGAAGCCACCGAAGGTTCCGGTGTAGGCGAGATGATGAAGTTTGCGCGGATATTGCGAGAGTGATGGAAATCCCTCATCAGTCGTTCCGGAATCGACGAATTCGAGTTCGAACATGACCACGTCGCGATGATCATAGAGCCGGATCGTACCGCGTCTTAAATTGCCG from Methylovirgula sp. HY1 harbors:
- a CDS encoding hydrogenase 4 subunit F: MNVLAFNPIIALLLTSLVAAAALAFVRDYRWSARLNILASFVVLLFALLLFRSRPPVDELLLADDLNVVFIALNAFVGFTTSIFSASYIGHELETGRLTPGYLRFYHVMFQLMMFGMDLALTANNIGLMWVAIELATLSTVMMVGIYRTNEALEAAWKYFILGSVGIALALFGTILVYLAAVSTIGEGMGAMAWTNLLRHAATLDPSLLNIAFVFLLLGYGTKVGLAPMHAWLPDAHAEGPTPVSAVLSGLLLNVALYAVLRFKMIVSANPGTIAVAPLMITLGLGSLIFAAFMLYRRRDIKRMFAYSSIEHMGIIVFAFGMGGPLGNFAGLLQMTMHSLTKSAIFFSVGHVAQVKGTQKIADIRGLTSSHPLLGWTLVAGVVAIAGLPPFGVFMSEFLVITSAFARAPTLAGLAAFGLLVAFGALLLRLGSIAFGEPTGPTTPVRASYLPIFAHLSLVLMGGLYMPGAMVAWFQHVAGLLK
- a CDS encoding hydrogenase-4 component E, whose amino-acid sequence is MSPLAFDIAHMFAGGLVLVSFAMLYQDRLLPLINVLALHSLLLALSVAWQAHVQDKPDLYVTALIALGFKSIVIPMALRRMVMRMELHREIEVAVGTGLTMLLGIGLVALSMDLMLRATAGASALVREDVALALSVVLLGLLIMVTRRNAVSQVIGFMSIENGLILAGAGARGMPLVVEISVAFSVLIAFIVIGIFLFRIRERFDTVDVQALDRFRGERR
- the fae gene encoding formaldehyde-activating enzyme; amino-acid sequence: MAARKIDSVLVGEALVGDGHEVAHIDLIMGPRGSAAEAAFCNTLTNQKVGDNALLALVAPNLMTKPATVMFNKVDIKNGDQAGKMFGPAQRGVGKAVIDSVKSGVIPKNEAADVFICVGVFIHWEAKDDAKIQDWNYQATKLAIERAVKGEPSIDDVISKEDVELHPLAAHG
- a CDS encoding NADH-quinone oxidoreductase subunit B family protein, yielding MRKTLFESLTRRPFTEKLVIPTDPDIARMASELDVKAQRRLGRSLSLRLVDAGSCNACELELNALSNPYYDLERFGLRFVASPRHADVLLVTGPVTKNMREALLRTYDAMPAPKWVVAVGDCAACGGLYDDSYACERGADAVLPVDLRIIGCPPSPNRLLEGLLALFSS
- a CDS encoding respiratory chain complex I subunit 1 family protein; amino-acid sequence: MGMTSALAAQLWQMLLVLALAPALTGVTRKVKARLQRRLGPSIFQPYRDLRRLFGKDVVLAENSSWLFRVAPYLIFAATWVAAALVPTFQTGLLFNWAGDLIAIVALLGAARFIQAVAALDTGTSFGGIGVSREMMIASLAEPAMIMVVFTVALVARSTQLSTIAAFMADKGGLRVSLAMVLVALIIVALAENARIPVDNPSTHLEVTMVHEAMVLEYSGRHLAMIELAASLKLLLYISIIACIFFPFGLITDGAGLLGHMVALAAYLLKVIVASLLLAMLETVIAKMRVFRVPNLLGIALMLGLLGTLLLFVSGGM
- the glk gene encoding glucokinase, which produces MDESCARLSFLKTLCGDAIILFAMNISGEEWMSGILSRVVVADIGGTNARFALIDGGELRPIETMAVADYPDFGAALEAFLDSHKERGHISGAILAAAGPVEEGHCVLTNSNWVIDAAQLRAAFGFSHVRIINDFEAVAWSLPQLASTDLFSLGAGKRLPHAPAIVLGPGTGFGLACLVPRPNGAMVIGTEGGHVTLPGTCRREDGVIELLRERYGHASVERVLSGEGLSNLYQALATLDGLSLSERDAAEIVKAALADSCPTSRAALDMFCALLGTVAGDAVLTFKARGGVYIAGGIAPRIPEYLARSQFRPRFEAKGRFQDYVASIPASIIVHPDPAFLGLQFLAKQKFGS
- a CDS encoding NADH-quinone oxidoreductase subunit C, encoding MTARDPSLPDPFDRLNGRIVGEHRPWPRIEVQPDIWTEVADRLSHGVLSLLGLWGESQTVHMAVADAGDVNRIIVFSLACPDRRYPSVGRIHPPAIRLERAVVDLFALVPIGLPDTRPWLDHGKWGVHAPLAAQRNVARPAEEYGFLPVEGENIHQLPIGPVHAGIIEPGHFRISADGETVVRLEERFGYAHKGVAGLLQGANLERAARLACRCSGDSTVAYGLAFACAVESALGWSPPARAVWLRALMAELERLANHLGDIGAVCNDGGFAIMLAHCSVLREQVLREAAACFGHRLMMDRIAPGGVAVDLDTAGAARIAALMADIRRRFQRLVELYDTTASLQDRTVGTGVLRPALAAQFAAGGFVGRASGRRCDARRWPSYAPYDELEFEIPVLEEGDVNARLWIRIREVEQSIRLIEQILAKLPDGPIWMENGSGPANAASEGMAIVEGFRGDILVWVRIDAAGRIERCHLRDPSWFQWPLMEAAIEGNIVADFPICNKSFNCSYSGHDL
- the hyfB gene encoding hydrogenase 4 subunit B, which encodes MPIVLLCISGLLVVSALPLILVRRRAATPVVYGACLMISLTVCAVSLLSIGQASSEAVLPLGLPWLGAHFRLDPLASAFLAIVNFGGASASLYALGYGRHEQEPGRVLPFYPVFLAAMNLVIIAADAYSFLFAWELMSLASWALVMARHRAAKTAYAGYVYLIMASFGTFALLFAFGLLAGGHGDYAFDAIRARHLSPGLAGFVLVLAVAGAGSKAGLAPLHVWLPLAHPAAPSHVSALMSGVMTKVAIYAFIRIAFDLMGDPSWWWSLPALLLGGATAAIGVLYALMETDLKRVLAYSTIENIGIIFIAIGLALAFKANGLAGAAALALTAALFHALNHMLFKSALFFGAGTVIVATGEHDMERLGGLIRRMPVSSAAFLAVSMAISALPPFNGFASEWLIFQSILVSPQLPQMGLKLLVPAVGVLLALAAAFAAACFVRAFGATYLGRARTSAATQAVEADRWSLAAMLICAALCLLAGAFPGIVIDWLQPATGTLVAGRMPSQASIPWLSIVPISASRSSYNGLLLFGFVAASASLAAIVVHRFASRMVRKAPFWDCGYPGLDAVAQYSATSLAQPIRRVFGAIAFAAHEQVEMPPPGDPRPAILQRFLRDPVWDFMYAPVASAIGASATLLNYIQFFTIRRYLSFVFIALIVLLVVLALWG